The genomic region CGTGCTACTCAACTTGCTGGTGCACGCTAGACTGCTTTAGAGTTGTAACTACCGATCTCAAGATTTCGTAGACTCAAAGCGCAGTGGCATACTTTGGTGTTGGCTCGCTCTGGCTGATCCTCTGTCTAGCTCACTATGAACAAATCATTAGCGAAATTTGTACATGATCTTAGGGAACTGTTTGTCTAATAAAAGTGTTCTCATTTCTAGTATTCTAGTTTAAATATAGATAAATAACGATATAATAAATTAGTTATTTTGTGGAAACTTCCATTAGACATACCATTGAATGACCCAATATTATCACCAAGCATAAACGAACTATGTGCAAGGCTAGCGAAGCTCCAAAAACAAACTCGCTAGGTTGCGTACGCCAATCTTCTTGGACTGGCTCCTGTGTGGACTCTCCTTCCTATTGTGAAAAGGagactgaaaaataaaataaaccattctGATTGGGATATGGACACTTatgttgataaaattgaaTTGATGTATGATTTCTTTAATTGCAGgaatagaaataaattttattgtcttttttttactaatttttaatatttttattttcaattcaatgcTTTCTAAGTCTAGTCATACCAGGCACGCGATATAGGAACTCTCCATCGTCGTCGTAAAAACAATCGTCTAACTGATAAGTGGCACCTTTTTTGAACAACTTTTTAGGAATTCGGATATACTCTTTAATGTCTTCCTTTGTTTTGTCTCTCAAGTCATATGAAGAGTCAGCAAATGCCGGCACGAGGTTTTGTTCATTCATGTTTACGAGCTTATCCACGATCCCTTTCCCCAAATCAAGCTGTGCATGATCGTCAACAAATTTAACATTACGATTTGTTTCGgctccttctttttttttcatttccgaaATGGTTATGTGCTGTTTATGTTCAATTTCACCAATCAGAAATGTATCCTGCTTCGGTGCGTTAGGTGAAATTAACAGTTCTTTGCTTCCTAGTTCTTCGCTTCCGTCCATGAGAAGCTCCTGCTCTGAATCAGTTAACTGCCCGCTATTTTGATACTTTTTACAGCTCGTCACAATTGCGCTGAATTCACCCTCCGGTAGTGGTCTGATCTCATACAGCCGTTTCGAtgctattttcattttcagtttCCCTGCATTGTCAACGTTACGCTGGACGAATTTATTCAAATGCTGCGCAAAGCCCGGATCGATATTTTGTATGcgtccgctgcggaacatttgcCAATTTTCCTTCACCGCTGCATCGTGCCGCTCCATCCGTTTGTTATCCTTCGGTTGCCATTTGGTTTTAACGATTTTCGCAATAGTATACCGGTCCGCCGGGAAACTCTCCGTTAGTTTATCGATGCTCCACTCTTCCGGATCAAACGCATGTAGATAACGGATCTGCTCCTTCTCGGACCATGTCAAAAAGtttaactgttttgttttaaaatacttaTTACCGACGATCCACGTTTGTAGGCGATCCCTGTACTGCGCCTGTTCTGCCTCATACTGTCTGTGGCTTTTGTGGACTTGGTGGAAATCGGGCTCGATGTCATCCAGGTTCTCGTACTCTGCGGATTTTGCATCTTCCGGCAGTAACACAGCACGTCGGTCGATTCCAGGATTTCTCGCCTTCCGAACATAATATCGACACAGAAACTTTTGCTTATTGTACACCGTCCTAAATATGTTTCTTAGCATTTCAAAAACTGCTTTTGTAACAAAACCCTGCtcaattattataatttaatgCGTATGGGCAAGCTTTGAATTGTTTacagaaatttttcaaaacaaacatttaccaGCTGTCAAAGCCCCTGCCTTTGCCAGGGGGGGGTACATCAATAGTGCTTTCctaaaaaatcataaataatgttttatgattttccagcaaaaatcaaccaacaagaaattaatgaaaaataaactaaaaaaatactGTAAATGTATAAAGTGTAGAACGTTCATAAATGTGTTAAAATTCACTACAAAGTGAAACGATTGAGGATTATTGCTTGAAATTAAAGCCTATGCAGAATATTTGTTACCAGCACTGTCATAGGTCAAgatcaatggaaaagaggtcgcagcataccatgtaacgagacAAAAACcgtaagaaaatgtttgatagttggttgaaattttgtttacctcttACGAGTAGCCAGGGCACAACtgtaaatttggtatgttttatCATCATAGCGACAATTGATGCGTTGCGTTCTGGCGCGGCCTGCACGTGAGGAAGACTACCACACTTTCACCAATCATGGCGACCAACAGGATGCATATCCCGtgatttcacacagaagaacagtttctatccGGGAAACCATGGGTACTCTGATCCCAAATTTCCCATTAACTATTTGgtttaaccgtcacccgttcaaccgcctacccgggtagtttttggagATTTGCTTTGTTctaacttttgattggattgacgtatcggcatgaaatttttagaatgcctagaaaaactcattttctatcgttttgctaaagaaacaaatttttccaaggaatttaaataatttttatttgcgtttttcggttgatacccctcaaacgttcaaccggactacccgggtagtccatacattttgtatgggagactccgttttcctgtacttaagacttaataactttttatctagacgtcggatcgatttgaaattttcagtgaaggtacttgagagtgtttccaaaaatattgtataacatttataattttaaaaattcattaagtatgttaatttgaggttccaaaaaatttcaccataCACATTTACAACCATTTATCTGTGTAGTTCATATATTTGACATAGAAGATagctttttctgtattttagtaCTAATGTATTTGCTCGTAGATACTTAACTActttaaattttttggaaaattgcataaaatatcgtaaaaattaataaactcaCAGTCGCTTCATGCTATCTTCATGCTTCAACTGGGAACAGAGTTTTGTCCGttatttaattctattttCGTCAGAAATGCTGTTCCTAGTAATTCTTCTATAAGCCTGTTCGGTTTTATCTATTCTAaggattgagtttttccatAACGCTCACTTTTACTCAGCTTTTgttgtactttgaatcacacacATAGGCGATTAGAAGCGGATAGATATACGTGTTTGTGGCGTacattttctgaacaaaatgatgtgaagcatacttgtatttaatattagattaagatttttatacctaaacgtaaggcataaatatttaaattatcgaattcgtgttttcgaatgaaacaatcctacttgaacattgaacatttctaaaacacttttggaaaaaaaattgaataattttctgaaaatttcaagcaaTTCAGCTTCAATGATCAAAGATATgtacagtctgttctcgagttacgcggttctcgacttacgcggattcggagatacgcggttttcaaaatttgacagtagattgggtttattacatcgatttaaattcctgagatgtacaaccacacgaaaaaatgtgtaaattacacatttgcataacttacgcttttaatttcgtttgttgcaatttatgtagtttgaatacgcttgcattgcattcat from Anopheles coustani chromosome 3, idAnoCousDA_361_x.2, whole genome shotgun sequence harbors:
- the LOC131272702 gene encoding uncharacterized protein LOC131272702; translation: MLRNIFRTVYNKQKFLCRYYVRKARNPGIDRRAVLLPEDAKSAEYENLDDIEPDFHQVHKSHRQYEAEQAQYRDRLQTWIVGNKYFKTKQLNFLTWSEKEQIRYLHAFDPEEWSIDKLTESFPADRYTIAKIVKTKWQPKDNKRMERHDAAVKENWQMFRSGRIQNIDPGFAQHLNKFVQRNVDNAGKLKMKIASKRLYEIRPLPEGEFSAIVTSCKKYQNSGQLTDSEQELLMDGSEELGSKELLISPNAPKQDTFLIGEIEHKQHITISEMKKKEGAETNRNVKFVDDHAQLDLGKGIVDKLVNMNEQNLVPAFADSSYDLRDKTKEDIKEYIRIPKKLFKKGATYQLDDCFYDDDGEFLYRVPGMTRLRKH